In Indicator indicator isolate 239-I01 chromosome 29, UM_Iind_1.1, whole genome shotgun sequence, the following are encoded in one genomic region:
- the GAA gene encoding lysosomal alpha-glucosidase yields the protein MPGPRALVAAAALLLSLPVPAAARSPGTASCDLPPAGRFDCGPERLVSREDCEARGCCYVPAGPGPGPPWCFFPQGYRSYRAENLTATATGYSARLRRVAASFLPGDVGCLRLDLALETATRLRFTLRDLARQRYEVPLATPRASGRATSTLYEVQVNQDPFGLVVYRQRDGQVLLNTTVAPLFFADQFLQISTSLPSRFVSGLGEHLTPLILNTTWTRVTLWNRDMAPVPQVNLYGSHPFYLVIEDGGSAHGVFLLNSNAMDVLLQPSPALTWRTTGGILDFYIFLGPDPKSVVRQYLDVVGYPFMPPYWGLGFHLCRWGYSSTDITRQVVANMSAARFPQDVQWNDLDYADAKRDFTFNKKSFKDYPEMVQDFHRRGLRYIMIVDPGISSSGPPGTYKPYDEGLKRGVFIRNTTGQPLIGKVWPGPTAFPDFTNPETHEWWHDMVKDFHDQVPFDGMWIDMNEPSNFVDGSQDGCPNNDLEQPLYVPGVFGGRLQAGTICASSQQYLSSHYNLHSLYGLTEAIATHDALLRIRGNRPFVISRSTFAGHGRYAGHWTGDVGSNWEQLYYSVPEVLLFNLFGVPLVGADICGFAGDTSEELCVRWTQLGAFYPFMRNHNDHGARSQEPYAFSPAAQAAMRNALHLRYSLLPFLYTLFHRAHSAGETVARPLFLEFPKDPNTWTVDRQLMWGGGLLITPVLEAGKTKVSGYFPAGTWYSLTGDSTIHSKGQWILLPAPLDTINVHVRAGHILPLQEPAFSTAQSRKKGMALVVALTLDGFARGDLFWDDGESWQSFENGDYTEILFLATHGAVLSQLLQASAHLDGVLLEAVTVLGVTSPPRQVLANGALVGDFSYRSDTQVLRVPVSLPMWEQFVITWS from the exons ATGCCGGGGCCGCGGGCCCTAGTCGCTGCCGCCGCGCTGCTGCTGTCTTTGCCGGTCCCCGCCGCGGCTCGCAGCCCTGGGACTGCCAGCTGCGACTTACCCCCGGCCGGGCGTTTCGACTGCGGCCCCGAGCGGCTCGTGTCCCGGGAGGACTGCGAAGCACGGGGCTGCTGCTACGTGCCCGCCGGTCCCGGTCCTGGCCCACCCTGGTGCTTCTTTCCCCAGGGCTACCGGAGCTACCGGGCGGAGAACCTGACAGCTACCGCCACTGGCTACTCCGCCCGGCTCCGCCGCGTAGCTGCTAGCTTCCTGCCGGGGGACGTGGGCTGCCTGCGGCTGGACCTGGCGCTGGAGACCGCCACCCGCCTGCGCTTCACG CTCCGGGACTTGGCCCGGCAGCGTTACGAGGTGCCGCTGGCCACACCGCGGGCCAGCGGCCGAGCCACCTCCACGCTTTACGAGGTGCAGGTGAACCAGGATCCCTTCGGCCTCGTCGTCTACCGGCAGCGGGACGGACAGGTCTT GTTGAACACCACCGTCGCTCCCCTCTTCTTTGCAGACCAGTTTCTGCAGATCTCTACCTCCTTGCCCTCTCGTTTTGTttctgggctgggggagcacCTGACACCACTTATCCTCAACACAACATGGACTAGGGTCACCCTCTGGAATCGGGACATGGCGCCTGTG ccccaggtcAACCTCTACGGCTCCCACCCTTTCTACCTGGTGATAGAGGATGGTGGTTCGGCTCATGGTGTCTTTCTGCTGAACAGCAACGCAATGG atgtgctgctgcagcccagtccAGCCCTGACCTGGCGCACAACAGGTGGGATCCTGGACTTCTACATCTTCCTGGGCCCTGATCCCAAGAGTGTGGTGCGGCAGTACCTGGATGTTGTTG GATACCCTTTCATGCCCCCATACTGGGGCCTGGGCTTTCACCTCTGCCGCTGGGGCTACTCCTCCACTGATATCACCCGGCAGGTCGTGGCCAATATGTCAGCAGCTCGCTTCCCTCAG GATGTACAGTGGAATGACCTGGATTATGCAGATGCCAAGAGGGATTTCACCTTCAACAAGAAAAGCTTTAAGGACTACCCAGAGATGGTGCAGGACTTCCACCGCCGTGGCCTGAGGTACATCATGATTGTG GATCCTGGGATCAGCAGCTCAGGACCTCCTGGCACCTACAAGCCGTACGACGAGGGACTGAAGCGAGGCGTGTTCATCAGAAACACCACGGGGCAGCCCCTGATTGGGAAG GTCTGGCCAGGTCCAACAGCCTTCCCAGACTTCACCAACCCAGAGACTCATGAGTGGTGGCATGACATGGTGAAGGACTTCCATGACCAAGTGCCCTTTGATGGCATGTGGATT GACATGAACGAGCCCTCAAACTTTGTGGATGGCTCCCAGGATGGCTGTCCCAACAACGACCTGGAGCAGCCACTCTATGTGCCAG GTGTGTTTGGAGGACGCCTCCAAGCTGGGACCATCTGTGCCTCCAGCCAGCAGTACCTCTCCTCGCACTACAACCTGCACAGCCTCTATGGGCTGACTGAGGCCATCGCCACCCACGA TGCACTGCTGAGGATCCGTGGCAACCGTCCCTTTGTCATCTCACGCTCCACATTTGCTGGGCACGGGCGCTACGCAGGACACTGGACAGGGGATGTTGGCAGCAACTGGGAGCAGCTGTACTACTCTGTACCAG AGGTGCTGCTCTTCAACCTCTTTGGAGTGCCACTGGTGGGTGCTGACATCTGTGGCTTTGCTGGTGACACATCGGAGGAGCTGTGTGTGCGCTGGACCCAGCTGGGAGCCTTCTACCCCTTCATGAGGAATCACAACGACCACGGTGCCCGG TCACAGGAGCCATATGCCTtcagcccagcagcccaggcagccaTGAGGAATGCTCTCCACCTCCGCTactccctcctgcccttcctctACACCCTCTTCCACCGAGCTCACTCGGCCGGGGAGACGGTGGCACGGCCTCTCTTCCTCGA gttccCTAAGGACCCCAACACATGGACTGTGGACCGCCAGCTCATGTGGGGTGGGGGGCTGCTCATCACAcctgtgctggaggcaggaAAGACCAAAGTCAGTGGCTACTTCCCGGCGGGGACGTGGTACAGCCTCACAGGG GACTCCACCATCCACAGCAAAGGGCAGTGGATCCTCTTACCAGCTCCCCTGGACACAATTAATGTTCATGTCCGTGCTGGGCACATCCTGCCCTTGCAG GAGCCTGCATTCAGCACTGCCCAGTCCCGCAAGAAGGGCATGGCCTTGGTCGTGGCACTGACACTGGATGGCTTTGCCAGAGGAGACCTATTCTGGGATGatggagagagctggcagagcttTGAGAATGGGGACTACACTGAGATCCTCTTTCTGGCCACTCAT